CACGTGCGGTAGGGCGCGATCCAAAATGACGTACATGGAGTAATCCAGGTAGGCCTTTTCAGTGAATTCCTTAAGGGCTATGCGTTCATCCGCCGGCATGGCGGTGATCAGATCAGACATGCTACTTCCTGCTGTTCATTATTCAGCGTCGGGATTCCCGAGCGAGTGCAAGGCTTATACCAAAATCAGCCCCTCACCGCCACTGCCCAAAGCGGCAAAGCCCAGCTAGAATGGAAACCTGAAACAAAAAATAGGGACGGGAATGCACCATCAGAGTTCGGCACTATGGCTAGTGTGCGCCATGCTGTTTGCCACGCACGGACAAGCGCAGAGCACTGCTGAGCCCGACTGGTTTAACACCCAAAGCGTGGATGCCTGGCTTGAGGCACAACAAGCGCGCTGCGAGCTGCCGCCCCCGCCCTCGGCCCACACCATTGAAGAGTGGCCGAGCCTGTACGACTACACCCCGCGCCCGGCCCCCGATAACTACGATATCAATGCGCTTACCATCGACACCCGCTCGCGCGAGCCTGTGCGCCTGAAGGGCATTGAAAACTTCAAGCCCTACCAATCGCCCAAAACCTTTGTGGAAGACCCGGTAGAACATACACGCCTGGCGTTATCAGACCCAAATCTCTGGCCCACGTATGTGGTGCAAGAGCATGAAAAAAACTGGCTGGATAATACCCGCGAATATCTGCACGGCACGGCCCAAGAGCCGGTGGTGTGGTTTGATAACTTTTTTGCCGTTAAACGCGGGCCCAGTAAAGCCAGCCACGATTTGCGCTTAACGCCCAAACTCGATTGCAGCGACCTGCACAATTGCGAGTTTTCCTTTTCTGTGCGCAGCCGGGTGACCATGCCGCACACCGAAGAGCGCCTGAAATTGCTGCTCACCAACGAAGACCCGGACACCCTGTTCGACACCCTCGACCGCCGCTCGGTGACGCCCTCGCAATCCGATGAAGACAATCCGCTGTCGGCGGCACTCAGCTGGGCACTGCGCACCACCGAAAACTACAACATCTCTATTTCATCGGGCTTGCAACTGCGCCGCCCACTGCGGGTATTTGTGCAGGCCAACACCTCCGGGCGCCTGCAGCTTTCCGAGGCGCTGCTGCTCACTGCCGGCCAAAGCGTGTATTACCGCACCGATGAAGGCGCCGGTGCCCGCACCCAGATTGATCTGGACCACTCCATGAGCGAATCGCGCCAGGACCTTTTGCGCTGGCGCCAGCGCTATGATGTGGCCGAAGAATTTGACGGTGTAGATTGGAATACCAGCCTTGAATATTTGCACCAGGTAGACCGCGATCTGGCCTGGGGCGTGGGCATTGGCAGCGGCGGCAATATCCACAAAGCCGCCATTGCCGAGGGCCACCGCGCCTGGATGCGCTACCGCAAACGCTTTTACCGCGAGTGGCTTTTTTGGGAAGTGCAGCCTTACATCCGCTGGGAGCGCGAGTTCGATTTCGAAAACGACCCCGGCATTGAGCTCAGCATTGAAATTTATTTAGACGAAAAACCCTGATCACGGCGCCGGCCGATCGCTCCCCTGTACCTCGGCGTCGCGCGCCAGCACATAATCCAGCATGGGCAGCGAATGCCCCGGGCGCGTAACAAAGCGCACGTGGTCTGCACATAACTGGCGCGGCTCGCTCACACCGCAGGCATGCGCAATCATGCTGAGGCTCTCTGTCATTTGCCGCTGGTATTGCGCCACGCGCAGCGCTTTTTGCGCGGGCACCAAGCCGCGCTGCAGGCGTTTGTTGTGGGTGGTCACACCGGTGGGGCAGGTATTGAGGTTGCACTGCATAGCCTGAATACACCCCAGGGCAAACATAAACCCGCGCGCGCTGTTTACCGCATCGGCACCGGCGCACAAGGCCGTGGCCACGGCCGTTGGGGTAATGAGCTTGCCTGCGGCAATCACGCGAATGCGCGCTTTCAAACCGTGTTTACGCAACAGCGCCACTACCAATGGCAAACTTTCTTTGATGGGCAGGCCCGTGGTGTCCATCAGCGGTTGCGGCGCGGCACCGGAGCCGCCATCGCCGCTATCTAATGTGATGAAATCCGGCGCACTCTGGTGGCCGCGCTCGCTGATTAATAAAAATAATTCCGACAACCAGCGGGTATCGCCCAGCACGAATTTTATGCCCGTGGGCTTGCCCGTTGCCTCGCGCACGCGGGTAATTAAATCCAGCAAATCCCCTACCTGTTTTACCTCTGTGTGGCTATTGGGGCTAATGGATGCCTCACCCACGGGAATAGCGCGAGTGGCGGCAATTTCGGGGGTGACTTTTTCAGCCGGTAAAATGCCCCCCTTGCCGGGTTTTGCGCCCTGGCTCAGTTTGATTTCAAACATTTTTACTTCATCAAGGGCGCTTATGGCTTTTAGCTTTTCCACATCCAGCTCGCCCTTGTCATTGCGCACGCCATATTTGGCGGTGCCAATTTGAAACACCAGATCGCACTTGCCGCTCAAATGGTGTGACGACAAGCCGCCCTCGCCGGTATTCAGCCAACAACCGGCAAGCGCCGCCCCTTGCGAGAGCGCCTGCACCGCCGGCGCCGACAGGGCGCCAAAACTCATGGCGGAGATATTAAACAGCGAGCGGGTGCTATAGGGTTTGGGGCAATCGGGGCCGAAGGTGAGCAGCGCCGGAGGCTCGTGCGCTTCATTGGCAA
This genomic stretch from Simiduia sp. 21SJ11W-1 harbors:
- a CDS encoding FMN-binding glutamate synthase family protein encodes the protein MAWGLWTLELLGDLLAVVLLLGLSWLLVAYVVDRTQTQHAIRRNYPVIGRFRYWFEHLGVFFRQYFFALDREELPFNRADRSWVYRAAKNESLNVAFGSTRDIDKPGTPIFLNALIPIANEAHEPPALLTFGPDCPKPYSTRSLFNISAMSFGALSAPAVQALSQGAALAGCWLNTGEGGLSSHHLSGKCDLVFQIGTAKYGVRNDKGELDVEKLKAISALDEVKMFEIKLSQGAKPGKGGILPAEKVTPEIAATRAIPVGEASISPNSHTEVKQVGDLLDLITRVREATGKPTGIKFVLGDTRWLSELFLLISERGHQSAPDFITLDSGDGGSGAAPQPLMDTTGLPIKESLPLVVALLRKHGLKARIRVIAAGKLITPTAVATALCAGADAVNSARGFMFALGCIQAMQCNLNTCPTGVTTHNKRLQRGLVPAQKALRVAQYQRQMTESLSMIAHACGVSEPRQLCADHVRFVTRPGHSLPMLDYVLARDAEVQGSDRPAP